A window of the Natronomonas salina genome harbors these coding sequences:
- a CDS encoding DICT sensory domain-containing protein — protein sequence MSLTELIAGVEAHEKTLTVFNADGATVEAVRERFRDRNLTVAGDRTESGDPEPFVVLADDDAFLTAASVDDVLGLGREGTTPEFEAETYRPVLDHLDETLFTSYDVDQMVAASREIEDRAWRIGSGSLYAGFQRLSILRDQLAVYQRLSERGGLSVHAFASPDGAVPEHDSDLTIHVERSDEIARSWFVVYDGAGVDVNKCALLAEEREPRSFYGFWTYDPDTVDWMVEHLESTYGLIEPS from the coding sequence ATGTCGCTCACCGAACTCATCGCGGGGGTCGAGGCCCACGAGAAGACGCTCACCGTCTTCAACGCCGACGGGGCGACCGTCGAGGCCGTCCGCGAGCGCTTCCGGGACCGGAACCTCACGGTGGCCGGAGACCGGACGGAGAGCGGCGACCCCGAGCCCTTCGTCGTTCTCGCCGACGACGATGCATTCCTCACCGCCGCATCGGTCGACGACGTCCTCGGGTTGGGCCGCGAGGGGACGACCCCGGAGTTCGAGGCTGAGACCTACCGTCCGGTTCTCGACCACCTCGACGAGACGCTGTTCACCTCCTACGACGTCGACCAGATGGTCGCCGCCTCCCGGGAGATCGAGGACCGCGCCTGGCGAATCGGCTCGGGATCGCTGTACGCCGGCTTCCAGCGACTATCCATCCTCCGAGACCAACTCGCAGTCTACCAACGGCTGTCCGAGCGAGGTGGCCTCTCGGTTCACGCCTTCGCATCGCCCGACGGGGCCGTCCCCGAGCACGACTCCGATCTCACCATCCACGTCGAGCGGAGCGACGAGATCGCCCGCTCGTGGTTCGTCGTCTACGACGGTGCCGGCGTCGACGTCAACAAGTGCGCGCTGCTCGCCGAGGAGCGCGAACCCCGGTCGTTCTACGGCTTCTGGACGTACGACCCCGACACCGTCGACTGGATGGTCGAGCACCTGGAGTCGACCTACGGGCTGATCGAGCCCTCCTGA